A single region of the Jatrophihabitans sp. GAS493 genome encodes:
- a CDS encoding ribonuclease J gives MPNDRKRDKDAPPPLKRGTLRIVALGGIGEVGRNMTMFEYQPEKGPSRLLVVDCGMLLGKTNSPGIDVTLPDWSYFRERLEDIDAVVLTHGHEDHIGALPYLLRERKDIPIIGSRLTLALVAAKLEQHRIRPVLQQVRETDREQIGDWGLEFFAVNHSIPDALAVAIHVGGQVVLHTGDFKMDQTPLDGRLTDLPGFSRLGDEGVDLLLSDSTNSEVPGFIPSELDVGKVVADVITKARGRIIVACFASHVHRVQQVLDAAVSSNRKVALVGRSMVRNMGIARDLGLLKVPDGVLIDIKQIGDLPASKTLLISTGSQGEPLSALSRMANNEHPLITVVPDDTILLASSLIPGNENSVGQVINGLARLGAAVVHKSMALVHVSGHAPAGELRYLLNAVRPKNLMPVHGEWRHLRAHAAIGRSTGMTDEHIMIAPDGTVVDLVGGVATLVGTVPVGYVYVDGLAVGDITDAALKDRLILGEEGFISILVAVDMLAGKVVFGPEIYARGFTDDPAGLDPIRAELVSVVEKAVADGTRDSEALERAIRRSVGRWVDRTYRRRPMLVPTVIEV, from the coding sequence GTGCCCAACGATCGAAAGCGCGACAAAGATGCTCCCCCGCCACTGAAACGCGGCACTCTGCGCATCGTCGCATTGGGCGGGATCGGCGAGGTCGGCCGCAACATGACCATGTTCGAGTACCAGCCGGAGAAGGGGCCCAGCCGCCTGCTGGTCGTCGACTGCGGCATGCTGCTGGGGAAGACGAACTCACCTGGCATCGACGTCACCCTGCCCGATTGGTCGTACTTTCGCGAGCGGCTGGAGGACATCGACGCCGTGGTGCTCACCCACGGCCACGAGGATCACATCGGCGCCCTGCCTTACCTGCTACGCGAGCGCAAGGACATCCCGATCATCGGCTCCCGGCTGACGCTGGCCCTGGTGGCCGCGAAGCTGGAGCAGCACCGGATTCGTCCTGTCCTGCAGCAGGTGCGCGAGACCGACCGGGAACAGATCGGCGACTGGGGGCTGGAGTTCTTCGCGGTCAACCACTCGATCCCGGACGCGCTCGCCGTCGCCATTCACGTCGGCGGCCAGGTGGTCCTGCACACCGGTGACTTCAAGATGGACCAGACGCCGCTGGACGGCCGCCTCACCGACCTCCCGGGCTTCTCCCGACTCGGCGACGAGGGGGTCGACCTGCTGCTGTCGGACTCCACCAACTCCGAGGTACCCGGCTTCATCCCGTCCGAGCTCGACGTCGGCAAGGTGGTGGCCGACGTCATCACGAAGGCCCGCGGCCGAATCATCGTCGCCTGCTTCGCCTCGCACGTGCACCGCGTCCAGCAGGTTCTCGACGCGGCGGTCTCCTCCAACCGCAAGGTGGCCCTGGTCGGGCGCTCGATGGTGCGCAACATGGGTATCGCCCGCGATCTCGGGTTGCTCAAGGTTCCCGACGGCGTCTTGATCGACATCAAGCAGATCGGCGACCTCCCGGCCTCCAAGACGCTGCTCATCTCGACCGGATCGCAGGGCGAGCCGCTCTCGGCGCTCTCCCGGATGGCCAACAATGAGCATCCGCTCATCACCGTCGTTCCCGATGACACGATCCTGCTGGCCTCCTCACTCATCCCGGGCAACGAGAACTCCGTCGGTCAGGTCATCAATGGCCTGGCCCGTCTGGGCGCGGCGGTCGTTCATAAGTCGATGGCCCTGGTGCACGTCTCCGGTCACGCCCCGGCCGGCGAGCTGCGCTACCTGCTCAACGCGGTACGTCCGAAGAACCTGATGCCGGTGCACGGCGAGTGGCGTCACCTCCGCGCGCACGCGGCGATCGGGCGCTCAACCGGGATGACCGACGAGCACATCATGATCGCCCCGGACGGCACCGTGGTCGATCTGGTCGGCGGCGTCGCCACGCTCGTCGGCACGGTACCGGTCGGCTACGTCTACGTCGACGGTCTCGCCGTCGGGGACATCACCGACGCCGCGCTCAAGGATCGCCTCATTCTCGGCGAGGAGGGGTTCATCTCCATCCTGGTGGCGGTGGACATGCTCGCCGGGAAGGTCGTCTTCGGCCCCGAGATCTACGCCCGCGGCTTCACCGACGACCCGGCCGGTCTCGATCCGATTCGGGCCGAACTGGTCAGCGTCGTCGAGAAGGCGGTGGCCGACGGAACGCGTGACTCCGAGGCGCTGGAGCGGGCCATCCGTCGAAGCGTCGGGCGCTGGGTCGACCGTACCTACCGGCGCCGGCCGATGCTCGTCCCGACCGTCATCGAGGTCTGA
- a CDS encoding glycosyltransferase family 2 protein: MSTQLRIAKPNPTISIVIPARNEARNLEMVLPELPEVHEVILVDGNSTDGTIETALRVMPSIRVIHQTRKGKGNALVCGFRAATGDVIVMFDADGSADPAEIPAYIETLVRGADFAKGSRFCDGGGSHDITRYRSGGNKGLNILTNLLLKTKYTDLCYGYNAFWSDILDSVDLPDPDIAVTNASGMMWGDGFEIETVLNCRIAAAKLAVHEVPSVERSRIHGESNLNAIRDGLRVLKTILEEKGSARRMAREVAAIRKLETARRRSVGADNEPASVEEAEEIA; the protein is encoded by the coding sequence ATGAGCACGCAGCTCCGGATAGCTAAGCCGAATCCAACGATCTCGATCGTGATTCCGGCCCGCAACGAGGCCCGAAACCTAGAGATGGTTCTGCCTGAACTGCCCGAGGTCCACGAAGTCATCCTGGTCGACGGCAACTCGACGGACGGCACGATCGAGACGGCGCTGCGGGTGATGCCGAGCATTCGCGTTATTCACCAGACCCGTAAGGGCAAGGGCAATGCGCTGGTCTGTGGCTTCCGGGCCGCCACCGGCGATGTGATTGTCATGTTCGACGCCGACGGTTCGGCCGACCCAGCCGAGATCCCGGCCTACATCGAGACGCTCGTACGCGGCGCCGACTTCGCCAAGGGCAGCCGGTTCTGCGACGGCGGCGGCAGCCACGACATCACTCGCTACCGCAGCGGGGGCAACAAAGGCCTCAACATCCTGACCAATCTGCTACTCAAGACCAAGTACACCGATCTCTGCTACGGGTACAACGCCTTCTGGAGCGACATCCTCGACTCGGTGGACCTGCCGGATCCGGACATCGCGGTCACGAACGCCTCCGGGATGATGTGGGGCGATGGCTTTGAGATCGAAACGGTCCTGAACTGCCGTATCGCCGCCGCTAAGCTCGCCGTGCACGAGGTGCCGAGCGTTGAGCGCAGCCGGATCCATGGCGAGAGCAACCTGAACGCGATCCGGGACGGCCTGCGGGTCCTCAAGACGATCCTTGAGGAGAAGGGCAGCGCGCGCCGGATGGCGCGTGAGGTCGCCGCTATCCGCAAGCTGGAGACGGCTCGCCGTCGTTCGGTCGGCGCCGACAACGAGCCAGCGTCGGTCGAAGAGGCCGAAGAGATTGCCTGA
- a CDS encoding DedA family protein, with amino-acid sequence MLSFAAPLAAHAVTGQTVLANPIDPSTLLNKFGLIGLAIILFAETGLLVGFFLPGDTLLLSAGISISIGTLNDPLWKFLVVAPIAAFIGNLVGYWIGYRAGPKVFDKPDSKFFSPEYVTKAERFFNRFGSWTIVLARFVPVVRTVASVMAGVGKMRFSLYVLYSVIGGILWTDSMLIIGHQLGKFQFVQDNKQYLDYIIMAVVILSLLPTLIHYLRNRNKSRVQVGSDAP; translated from the coding sequence ATGCTTTCTTTTGCTGCGCCGCTGGCCGCGCACGCTGTGACCGGTCAGACAGTGCTGGCAAACCCGATCGACCCGAGCACGCTGCTGAACAAGTTCGGGCTGATCGGGCTGGCGATCATCCTCTTCGCCGAGACTGGCCTACTGGTCGGTTTCTTCCTGCCTGGCGACACGCTGCTTCTTTCGGCGGGAATCTCGATCTCGATCGGGACCCTGAACGACCCACTCTGGAAGTTCCTGGTGGTGGCCCCGATCGCCGCGTTCATCGGCAATCTGGTCGGGTACTGGATCGGCTACCGGGCCGGCCCGAAGGTGTTCGACAAGCCCGACTCGAAGTTCTTCAGCCCCGAGTACGTGACCAAGGCCGAGCGGTTCTTCAATCGTTTCGGCAGCTGGACCATCGTGTTGGCGCGATTCGTACCCGTCGTTCGCACGGTCGCGAGCGTCATGGCCGGTGTCGGCAAGATGCGCTTCAGTCTCTATGTGCTGTATTCGGTCATCGGTGGCATTCTCTGGACCGACTCCATGTTGATCATCGGCCACCAGCTGGGCAAGTTCCAGTTCGTCCAGGACAACAAGCAGTATCTCGACTACATCATCATGGCCGTCGTCATCCTGTCCCTCCTGCCCACCCTCATCCACTACCTGCGCAACCGCAACAAGAGTCGCGTGCAGGTTGGTTCGGATGCGCCGTAG
- a CDS encoding DUF427 domain-containing protein: protein MTVRATLNGTVIAQSENTVIVEGNHYFPKDDVSADVLTASDTHTICPWKGTASYYSVTVDGTTSTDAAWYYPRPKEAAAEITDRIAFWKDVEVSSD, encoded by the coding sequence ATGACGGTTCGGGCAACGCTCAACGGCACGGTGATCGCACAGAGCGAGAACACCGTGATAGTCGAAGGCAATCACTACTTTCCGAAGGACGACGTCAGCGCGGATGTCCTTACTGCGTCGGACACTCATACGATCTGCCCCTGGAAGGGGACCGCGTCGTACTACTCGGTGACCGTGGACGGTACGACCTCCACCGATGCCGCCTGGTACTACCCGAGGCCCAAGGAAGCGGCCGCCGAGATCACCGATCGCATCGCATTCTGGAAGGACGTCGAGGTCAGTTCCGACTGA
- the fbaA gene encoding class II fructose-bisphosphate aldolase: MPIATPDAYADMLDRAKQGGFAYPAINCTSSESINAALRGFADAGSDGIIQFSTGGAEFGSGTGVKDMVTGAVGLAEFAHVVAAKYPITVALHTDHCPKDKLDSYVRPLIAISRGRVDSGQAPLFQSHMWDGSAVPLDENLQIAKELLAAASAAKIILEIEVGVVGGEEDGVEAEINEKLYTTDQDFLETLDALGAGDQGARYLLAATFGNVHGVYKPGNVKLRPSVLQDGQAAAAAKLGLPAGSKPFDLVFHGGSGSDLSDIRDALSYGVVKMNVDTDTQYAFTREIAGHMFTNYDGVLKVDGEVGNKKAYDPRSYLKLAEVGMAARIGTACEDLLSAGKSLGA; this comes from the coding sequence ATGCCGATCGCAACCCCGGACGCCTACGCCGACATGCTCGACCGCGCCAAGCAGGGCGGCTTCGCCTACCCGGCCATCAACTGCACGTCATCGGAGAGCATCAACGCGGCCCTGCGCGGGTTCGCCGACGCGGGAAGCGACGGCATCATCCAGTTCTCCACCGGCGGGGCCGAGTTCGGCTCCGGTACCGGGGTGAAGGACATGGTCACCGGCGCGGTCGGGCTGGCCGAGTTCGCGCACGTCGTCGCCGCGAAGTACCCGATCACGGTCGCGCTGCACACCGATCACTGCCCCAAGGACAAGCTCGACAGCTACGTCCGACCGCTCATCGCCATCTCCCGTGGGCGGGTCGACTCGGGCCAGGCGCCGCTCTTCCAGTCGCACATGTGGGACGGCTCGGCCGTGCCGCTGGATGAGAACCTGCAGATCGCCAAGGAGCTGCTGGCGGCGGCTTCGGCGGCCAAGATCATCCTCGAGATCGAGGTCGGCGTCGTCGGCGGCGAGGAGGATGGCGTCGAGGCCGAGATCAACGAGAAGCTCTACACGACCGATCAGGACTTCCTGGAGACGCTGGATGCGCTCGGAGCCGGCGACCAGGGTGCCCGGTATCTGCTCGCTGCGACCTTCGGCAACGTGCATGGCGTCTACAAGCCGGGCAACGTCAAGCTGCGCCCGTCGGTGCTGCAGGACGGCCAGGCGGCGGCGGCGGCGAAGCTCGGGTTGCCGGCCGGCTCCAAGCCGTTCGACCTCGTCTTCCACGGTGGGTCCGGCTCGGACCTGAGCGATATCCGGGACGCGCTCTCCTACGGTGTGGTGAAGATGAACGTCGACACCGACACCCAGTACGCCTTCACCCGTGAGATCGCCGGGCACATGTTCACCAACTACGACGGCGTGCTGAAGGTTGACGGCGAGGTCGGCAACAAGAAGGCCTACGACCCCCGCTCGTACCTCAAGCTGGCCGAGGTCGGGATGGCGGCCCGCATCGGAACGGCCTGCGAAGACCTCCTGTCGGCCGGCAAGTCCCTCGGCGCGTAA